The Anabaena sp. PCC 7108 region TTCTTCGGGAATGATGCCGATTAATGTCGCCACAGATTTATATTTTGCCAGTCCAATTAAAGGTGCAGCAGCAGGTTTTAACTATGCCAATTTATTAGTACAAACTCCTTTGGGGATTATTTCTAATATTATTTTACTGCCTTTATTACCGATATTTGCAAAATTAGCTGAACCTGAAAACTGGCCAGATTTAAAATTACGCATTCGGCAAGGACTTTTATTAACTGCGGTGACGATGCTACCTTTGGGTGCGTTAATGATAGCTTTATCTGAGCCAATTGTGCAGGTAATTTATCAACGGGGAGCATTTAAACAAGAAGCTACCGAATTAGTTTCTTCTCTGTTAGTTGCTTATGGTATTGGGATGTTTGTCTATTTAGCGCGTGATGTTTTAGTCAGAGTATTTTATGCTTTAGGTGATGGACAAACACCTTTTAGAATTAGCACTTTTAATATTTTACTCAATGCTGGTTTAGATTTTGTTTTGGTTAAACCCTTTGGTGCGCCGGGTTTGGTATTAGCTACAGTTGGGGTAAATTGTAGTTCAATTTTAATGTTGTTATGGTTATTAAATCGTAAATTGAACGGTTTACCTTTGCGAGAATGGAGTTTACCAATTCTGGGTTTAACTACTGGTAGCGTGGTTGCTGGAGTTGCAAGTTATGGGACTTTGGTTGCTTGTCAGCAGGTTTTGGGAAATAAGGGTTTAGTGATTTTGTTGCTGGAGTTGTCTATTTCTGGTTTGGTGGGAATTGGGGTGTTTGCGTTTGCTGCCGCTTGGTTGAGAATACCGGAGGTGAATAGTTTTGTGGTGAAGATGCGACAGAAGTTTTTGAAGAGGTAGGTTTTATTTTTTATTCATCAGGAGGTTCTGCATATCGGGAATTGGACCTTTGTCATCGCTAAATAATTGACATAAATATTTAATTTCATCTTTGACAAAGGCCATATTTCCTGTAGCTATAATTTTATTGTATGTAATTTGAATGGTTTTAAGAGGATATGCAAGAATAGCATGATCTGGATCAAATAAATATAAATTTAGAGGATCGCTTAAATATTCATGTATTACTCTTCTCAATCCAAAATTGATAATTTTTTTAAAGTGTTTAGGTACTTGAGGTTCATAAAATTTAGCATTTTTATAATTTGCTTGTTCTCGTTTTTCCATTAACCATTCCAATGGTTCTTGTAATTCAATTTGCTGAGAAACTAATAGAGGTTCTATATTGGTTTTTATAAAAGTATCAATTACTAGCTTATGTGTTCCCGGAATTTTCGCTTTCTTAGGAGTTGATGATACTTGTGCATTCACGGTGAAGGGTGTAGTTTTAGTAGGCGAACTTTTTACATAAAATATACAAATATCATTCATAGCTAATAGAGACCTAAGCGCATAAAAAGTAGCATAATATAATTTGACTGTCGCCCATGTTAACAAATTTCTATTGATGCCAAAAGTTGCATCACCTAGAGAAACTATAGATGAATATAGATAACTGATAGCATCGGTTTTTAAACACCTAGACAAGCCAGATGCTTGTGATTGATTGAGAGAATGTTGTTCAACTGTTGCAACTGACGAATTACCAGAAAATATTGTTTGAGTTAAATATCTTTGTGCTTGATGAGTCACTTAAATTAAATTTCTATTCTTTTAGTAGGCTCATTGATAGGATTGAAAATAGTAACCAGCTTTTCATAAACATACTTCTGAGCAGATGTACCACCCATACCAGTCACTTCTGATTGAAGTATAAGATTATCTGAAGTAAAATTTAAAGCATCTTGAATGGTTTCTATCTTAAAAGATGATTTGCTATTACAGTACAGTATCATTTTTAGGTGTAAAAACTCCATAGCACCAGCAAACCCTGAAGCATAAAGAAATACATTGTCTTTACGATCCCAAGCTTTTGCGTATTTTTCACGAATTGCTTTCATAAAATTCATGATGATACGCTTTTGTGTTTCAAGTTCAAATATACCAATCTGTTCAAAACGCCCCTTTTCTTCTACTAAAGGTTTAATAGACGTGATAGCAGTTGATAATGCAATTCCTCCCTTACGTTTTGCTGCTCCAGGAAATTTAATTTGATCATAAAAAGGAGAATCTTCAGTTTCATTTAAATAAATTGCTATATCTCTAGCCCTTAGCGCATAAGGATCTATAGCTGATTCACTGGCGATACCATATAAATCAAAAACTAAACTGGGCGGTACAGTTTTTTGTTCAGTGTTAATTGCTAGAAATATATCTGCACATTCTTTAGTAGTTAAATGCTCATATATAGCTACAGGAATTTCTAACTCAGCTATATTTTCACGCTCATTAATTGCACTTTTAATACCTGCAAGCCTATGCTGCCCGTCTATAATTTGGGCTGA contains the following coding sequences:
- a CDS encoding DGQHR domain-containing protein, producing the protein MELENFPYLEVTQINRKLILTKLPAGILVNISYASVRGKDDEPGAVQRLLNPKRIESIKDFTLEGGDYPGAIILNWVSDKNPLQKQHQSIYFANVSRSAQIIDGQHRLAGIKSAINERENIAELEIPVAIYEHLTTKECADIFLAINTEQKTVPPSLVFDLYGIASESAIDPYALRARDIAIYLNETEDSPFYDQIKFPGAAKRKGGIALSTAITSIKPLVEEKGRFEQIGIFELETQKRIIMNFMKAIREKYAKAWDRKDNVFLYASGFAGAMEFLHLKMILYCNSKSSFKIETIQDALNFTSDNLILQSEVTGMGGTSAQKYVYEKLVTIFNPINEPTKRIEI
- the murJ gene encoding murein biosynthesis integral membrane protein MurJ; its protein translation is MTQSEQKPSRSFAGIAGIVAAATLISKVFGLIRQQAIAAAFGVGAAATAYSYAYIIPGFLLILLGGVNGPLHSAIVSVLAKRKREEAAPLVETVTTIVGGLLLVVTIAQIFLAEPIIDIVGYGLEPTTREIAIRQLQIMAPMALFAGLIGIGFGTLNAANQYWLLSISPLLSSITVVIGIGILTLQYGKDIIKPEFALIGGMVLAWGTLAGAILQWAVQLIVQWRLGLGTLKLRFDFKSPAVQEVIKIMTPATISSGMMPINVATDLYFASPIKGAAAGFNYANLLVQTPLGIISNIILLPLLPIFAKLAEPENWPDLKLRIRQGLLLTAVTMLPLGALMIALSEPIVQVIYQRGAFKQEATELVSSLLVAYGIGMFVYLARDVLVRVFYALGDGQTPFRISTFNILLNAGLDFVLVKPFGAPGLVLATVGVNCSSILMLLWLLNRKLNGLPLREWSLPILGLTTGSVVAGVASYGTLVACQQVLGNKGLVILLLELSISGLVGIGVFAFAAAWLRIPEVNSFVVKMRQKFLKR